Proteins encoded together in one Shewanella acanthi window:
- the carA gene encoding glutamine-hydrolyzing carbamoyl-phosphate synthase small subunit, which yields MEVVLIKSALLVLEDGTVFTGTAIGADGLSVGEVVFNTSMTGYQEILTDPSYSRQIVTLTYPHIGNTGTNDEDVESNGVHACGLIIRDLPLVASSFRNQQTLSDYLKANNVVGIADIDTRKLTRILREKGAQAGCIMAGSDLDEAKALAAAKAFPGLKGMDLAKEVTTETAYQWRKGSWRLVGGLPSDTPAEELKYKVVAYDYGVKQNILRMLVDRGCDVTVVPAKTPAAEVLAMNPDGVFLSNGPGDPEPCDYAIEAIQQILKTDTPIFGICLGHQLLALASGAKTLKMKFGHHGANHPVSNIEKGNVMITSQNHGFAADEDTLPANIKVTHKSLFDGSLQGIHLTDKPAFSFQGHPEASPGPNDAAPLFDHFIELIEQFRQNNK from the coding sequence ATGGAGGTCGTGTTGATAAAGTCTGCCTTACTCGTACTCGAAGATGGAACCGTATTCACTGGCACAGCGATTGGTGCCGATGGTCTTTCTGTTGGTGAAGTTGTTTTTAACACTTCGATGACAGGTTACCAAGAAATTTTAACTGACCCCTCTTATTCACGCCAGATAGTTACATTAACGTACCCACATATCGGTAATACTGGCACTAATGATGAAGACGTCGAATCCAATGGGGTTCACGCTTGTGGTTTAATCATTCGCGATCTTCCTCTCGTAGCAAGTAGCTTCCGTAATCAACAAACCCTCAGCGATTATCTAAAAGCCAACAACGTGGTTGGTATTGCCGATATCGATACCCGCAAATTAACGCGTATCCTACGTGAAAAAGGTGCCCAAGCCGGTTGCATCATGGCGGGTTCTGACTTAGATGAAGCCAAAGCGCTTGCAGCAGCTAAAGCCTTCCCAGGTCTTAAGGGCATGGATTTAGCGAAAGAAGTCACAACTGAAACGGCTTACCAATGGCGTAAAGGTAGCTGGCGTTTAGTGGGTGGTTTACCATCTGACACCCCAGCCGAAGAGTTGAAGTACAAAGTGGTTGCCTACGACTACGGCGTTAAGCAAAACATCCTGCGTATGTTGGTTGACCGTGGCTGTGACGTGACTGTCGTTCCTGCTAAAACACCTGCTGCTGAAGTGTTAGCGATGAACCCAGACGGTGTGTTCCTCTCTAACGGCCCAGGTGACCCAGAGCCATGCGATTACGCCATCGAAGCGATTCAGCAAATCCTGAAAACAGATACTCCCATATTCGGTATCTGTTTAGGCCACCAATTACTGGCTCTGGCTTCAGGCGCTAAAACCTTAAAGATGAAGTTTGGTCACCACGGTGCTAACCACCCAGTGAGCAATATCGAAAAAGGTAACGTGATGATCACCAGCCAAAACCACGGTTTTGCTGCCGATGAAGACACATTACCTGCCAATATCAAAGTGACCCACAAGTCACTGTTCGACGGTTCACTGCAAGGTATCCATCTGACGGACAAACCAGCATTTAGCTTCCAGGGTCACCCTGAAGCCAGCCCTGGTCCAAACGATGCGGCCCCGCTGTTCGATCACTTTATCGAGCTCATTGAACAATTCCGTCAGAACAACAAGTAG
- the carB gene encoding carbamoyl-phosphate synthase large subunit — MPKRTDIKSILILGAGPIVIGQACEFDYSGAQACKALREEGYRVILVNSNPATIMTDPEMADATYIEPIQWEVVRNIIAKERPDAILPTMGGQTALNCALELEAKGVLAEFNVEMIGATADAIDKAEDRSRFDKAMKSIGLECPRAGIAHSMEEAYGVLDLVGFPCIIRPSFTMGGSGGGIAYNKEEFEEICSQGLDLSPTKELLIDESLIGWKEYEMEVVRDRNDNCIIVCSIENFDPMGVHTGDSITVAPAQTLTDKEYQIMRNASMAVLREIGVETGGSNVQFGINPKDGRMVIIEMNPRVSRSSALASKATGFPIAKIAAKLAVGFTLDELMNDITGGRTPASFEPAIDYVVTKVPRFNFEKFAGSNDRLTTQMKSVGEVMAIGRTFQESLQKALRGLEVSRHGFDPIIDITKAESLARIRLELKEPGCDRIWYIADAMRAGLTLDEIFRLTNIDPWFLVQIEELIKLEGQVAEGGLAGLNEELLRKLKRKGFADARLAAVLGVNEAEVRKLRDRFDIHPVYKRVDTCAAEFATDTAYMYSTYEEECEANPSDREKIMVLGGGPNRIGQGIEFDYCCVHAALALREDGYETIMVNCNPETVSTDYDTSDRLYFEPVTLEDVLAIVRIEKPKGVIVQYGGQTPLKLARALEAAGVPIIGTSPDAIDRAEDRERFQQAIQRLEMKQPENDTVTTVEGAVIAAERIGYPLVVRPSYVLGGRAMEIVYDQQDLLRYFNEAVSVSNASPVLLDHFLDDAIEVDIDAVCDGETVVIGAIMEHIEQAGVHSGDSGCSLPPYTLSQAIQDEMRVQVRKLAMELGVVGLMNVQFAVKNNEIYMIEVNPRAARTVPFVSKATGVPLAKIAARVMAGQSLKAQNFTEEVIPPFYSVKEVVLPFNKFPGVDPLLGPEMRSTGEVMGVGDTFAEAYAKAQLGAISEVPKSGRALLSVRNSDKKRVADLAAKLIELGYQIDATHGTAVVLGEAGINPRLVNKVHEGRPHILDRIKNGEYTYIVNTTEGRQAIEDSRQLRRGALRYKVSYTTTMNAAFATCMAHTADDRSNVTSVQELHKRVLAK, encoded by the coding sequence ATGCCAAAACGTACAGATATAAAGAGTATTCTTATCCTAGGTGCCGGCCCAATCGTGATTGGTCAGGCATGTGAGTTCGATTATTCAGGCGCCCAAGCCTGTAAAGCCCTACGTGAAGAAGGTTACCGCGTTATTCTGGTGAACTCTAACCCAGCCACCATTATGACTGACCCAGAAATGGCCGATGCAACTTACATCGAACCAATCCAATGGGAAGTGGTACGCAACATTATCGCTAAGGAACGTCCTGACGCTATCCTGCCAACCATGGGCGGTCAAACCGCACTGAACTGTGCTCTGGAACTTGAAGCCAAAGGCGTATTAGCAGAATTTAACGTTGAAATGATTGGTGCAACTGCTGACGCAATCGACAAAGCAGAAGACCGTAGCCGTTTCGACAAAGCCATGAAGAGCATCGGCTTAGAATGTCCACGCGCGGGTATCGCCCACAGCATGGAAGAAGCCTACGGCGTTCTCGATCTCGTTGGTTTCCCTTGTATTATCCGTCCATCATTCACTATGGGTGGTTCAGGCGGTGGTATCGCCTACAACAAGGAAGAGTTCGAAGAAATCTGTTCTCAAGGTTTAGATTTATCGCCAACCAAAGAGCTTTTAATCGACGAGAGCTTAATCGGTTGGAAAGAATACGAGATGGAAGTGGTTCGTGACCGTAACGACAACTGCATCATCGTCTGTTCTATCGAAAACTTTGACCCAATGGGCGTGCACACCGGTGACTCTATTACCGTTGCACCAGCACAAACCTTGACCGACAAAGAATACCAAATCATGCGTAACGCCTCGATGGCCGTACTGCGTGAGATTGGTGTTGAAACTGGTGGTTCGAACGTACAGTTTGGTATCAACCCGAAAGATGGCCGTATGGTTATCATCGAGATGAACCCACGTGTATCACGTTCATCTGCACTGGCTTCTAAAGCTACCGGCTTCCCAATCGCGAAAATCGCTGCCAAGTTAGCAGTGGGTTTCACCCTCGATGAGCTGATGAACGACATCACTGGCGGCCGCACCCCAGCATCGTTCGAGCCAGCTATCGACTACGTTGTGACTAAAGTACCGCGCTTTAACTTTGAAAAGTTCGCCGGTTCAAATGATCGCTTAACCACTCAGATGAAATCTGTAGGGGAAGTGATGGCGATCGGCCGTACTTTCCAAGAATCACTGCAAAAAGCACTGCGTGGTTTAGAAGTAAGCCGTCACGGTTTCGACCCAATCATCGATATCACTAAAGCTGAGTCATTAGCTCGCATTCGCTTAGAACTCAAAGAGCCAGGTTGTGACCGTATTTGGTACATCGCCGATGCCATGCGCGCGGGTTTAACCTTGGATGAAATCTTCCGTTTAACCAACATCGACCCATGGTTCTTGGTTCAAATCGAAGAGTTAATCAAGCTTGAAGGCCAAGTGGCCGAAGGCGGTTTAGCCGGTCTTAACGAAGAGCTGCTGCGTAAACTCAAGCGTAAAGGTTTTGCCGATGCGCGTCTGGCCGCAGTTCTTGGCGTAAACGAAGCCGAAGTTCGCAAACTGCGTGACCGTTTCGACATCCACCCAGTGTACAAGCGCGTAGATACCTGCGCCGCTGAATTTGCCACCGACACCGCTTACATGTACTCAACTTATGAAGAAGAGTGTGAAGCGAACCCATCAGATCGTGAAAAAATCATGGTATTAGGTGGTGGTCCAAACCGTATTGGTCAAGGTATCGAATTCGACTACTGCTGTGTGCATGCAGCGCTTGCACTGCGTGAAGACGGTTATGAAACCATCATGGTTAACTGTAACCCTGAAACCGTTTCTACCGACTACGACACCTCAGATCGTCTGTACTTCGAGCCAGTGACCCTTGAAGACGTATTAGCCATCGTCCGTATCGAGAAGCCAAAGGGCGTTATCGTACAGTACGGTGGTCAAACGCCACTGAAATTGGCCCGCGCCCTTGAGGCCGCAGGTGTACCAATCATCGGTACTAGCCCAGATGCGATTGACCGCGCGGAAGACCGTGAGCGTTTCCAACAGGCGATTCAACGTCTGGAAATGAAACAGCCTGAAAACGATACAGTGACCACTGTTGAAGGTGCTGTGATTGCCGCTGAGCGTATTGGTTATCCATTAGTGGTTCGTCCATCCTACGTCCTTGGCGGCCGCGCGATGGAAATCGTTTACGACCAACAGGATTTACTGCGCTACTTCAACGAAGCGGTCAGCGTATCTAACGCATCGCCGGTACTGTTAGACCACTTCTTAGATGATGCCATCGAAGTGGATATCGACGCGGTATGTGACGGCGAGACAGTAGTTATCGGCGCGATCATGGAGCATATCGAGCAGGCGGGTGTTCACTCTGGTGACTCTGGTTGTTCTCTGCCGCCATACACCTTAAGCCAAGCTATCCAAGACGAAATGCGCGTACAAGTGCGTAAGCTTGCGATGGAGCTGGGTGTAGTGGGTCTGATGAACGTACAGTTCGCAGTGAAGAATAACGAAATCTACATGATTGAAGTTAACCCACGTGCAGCCCGTACCGTACCTTTCGTTTCGAAAGCAACTGGCGTGCCTTTAGCTAAGATTGCCGCCCGTGTGATGGCAGGCCAAAGTCTGAAAGCGCAAAACTTCACCGAAGAAGTGATCCCACCTTTCTACTCAGTGAAAGAAGTGGTACTGCCATTTAACAAGTTCCCTGGCGTTGACCCACTGTTAGGCCCAGAAATGCGCTCAACGGGTGAAGTTATGGGTGTAGGCGATACCTTCGCTGAAGCCTACGCTAAAGCGCAGTTAGGTGCGATTTCTGAAGTGCCTAAATCAGGCCGTGCACTGCTGTCTGTTCGTAACAGCGACAAGAAGCGTGTTGCCGATTTAGCGGCTAAGTTAATCGAGCTGGGCTACCAAATCGATGCAACCCACGGTACTGCAGTGGTATTAGGCGAAGCGGGTATTAACCCTCGCTTAGTCAACAAAGTACACGAAGGTCGTCCGCACATTTTGGACCGCATCAAGAACGGTGAGTACACCTACATTGTAAACACCACCGAAGGTCGTCAGGCGATTGAAGATTCTCGTCAATTACGCCGCGGTGCTCTGCGTTACAAGGTGAGCTACACAACCACTATGAATGCTGCGTTCGCGACTTGTATGGCGCACACTGCCGATGATCGTTCTAACGTGACGTCTGTTCAAGAGCTACATAAGCGCGTATTAGCTAAGTAA
- a CDS encoding substrate-binding periplasmic protein — protein MKRLIAILCSLALISFSVPVFAQPLTIYSEEWAPISFTSDHQPTGLAVEIVQEIQKRINTQEPIQIVPWARGWTIMTKQPNTVLFAMTKTVDREKLFTLVGPIAAGTVNFYTLQNSQITISSLEDAKHAKAIGVYRESVEEQTLKEHGFENIATTSTPLFSAKQLLKQRIDIWCNTNLTTTSILREAGAPPDAVKSIFTLSDNLLYIAFSKGTSEEVIEQWQTTLDAMKQDGTFASIYQKWLPNENPPMWTERLGGNFQ, from the coding sequence ATGAAACGTCTCATCGCTATATTGTGCAGCCTCGCTCTTATTAGCTTTTCAGTTCCCGTATTCGCACAGCCTTTAACAATTTACTCTGAAGAATGGGCGCCGATTAGCTTTACGTCCGATCATCAACCTACTGGTTTAGCAGTTGAAATTGTTCAAGAAATTCAAAAACGGATTAATACCCAAGAGCCAATCCAAATAGTACCATGGGCAAGAGGCTGGACCATCATGACCAAGCAGCCCAATACTGTGCTGTTTGCAATGACCAAAACCGTTGACCGCGAAAAATTATTTACCCTCGTAGGCCCCATTGCCGCCGGCACAGTAAATTTTTATACCCTGCAAAACAGTCAAATTACTATCTCATCCCTTGAAGATGCAAAGCATGCTAAAGCCATTGGGGTTTACCGTGAGTCGGTAGAAGAACAGACACTGAAAGAACATGGATTTGAGAATATTGCCACCACCTCAACCCCGCTCTTTAGTGCTAAACAACTACTCAAGCAGCGAATAGATATCTGGTGTAATACTAACCTCACCACGACATCGATTCTGCGTGAAGCGGGCGCGCCCCCAGATGCGGTCAAATCCATCTTTACGCTTAGCGATAATTTGCTGTATATCGCCTTCTCCAAGGGCACTTCGGAAGAAGTGATAGAGCAGTGGCAAACGACACTTGATGCGATGAAACAAGATGGCACCTTTGCCAGTATCTATCAGAAGTGGCTGCCCAATGAAAACCCACCAATGTGGACCGAGCGATTAGGCGGTAACTTCCAGTAA
- a CDS encoding endonuclease/exonuclease/phosphatase family protein, with the protein MVGYTSVGSELKVLINSDESTASKAVQFTLATINLFNFIEPPLAFYDFENIYSQSQWQRKCQWFSDFLSHQIPDIVGFQEVFSPNALQALALENGLPHFVVIDKPTLIKDYIYQSPVVALASRFPIVEVAGVEPDTQLVAAMGLSSNFSFSRKVLRATVAMPHIGECDCYVVHFKSKRPGLALDAAEIDALKNTDTKLNAEPLLLTEQALGRWASTMQRGAEAALLYHAILKRRQDTSKPVILMGDFNDTLSMGALDALNMRGESIHGNDIKAAGLGALSDAALAKRFTHYQLTDAFELFIEANLFVEENHADNTDYYRQHRSATHYYGPKGSVLDYILLSNEFDARDGASLAQVTDYQTCDRHLVRPEFERDAYSTDHAPIVVEITLRS; encoded by the coding sequence ATGGTAGGGTATACGAGTGTTGGGAGTGAACTAAAGGTGTTAATAAATAGTGATGAAAGTACTGCGTCAAAGGCAGTGCAGTTTACTCTGGCGACAATCAATTTATTTAACTTCATTGAGCCGCCCTTAGCTTTTTACGATTTTGAAAATATTTATTCCCAGTCCCAGTGGCAGAGAAAATGCCAGTGGTTTAGCGATTTTCTTAGCCATCAAATACCTGATATTGTGGGCTTTCAGGAAGTGTTTAGTCCAAATGCACTGCAAGCTCTAGCTTTGGAAAACGGGTTGCCTCATTTTGTTGTTATCGATAAACCGACGTTAATTAAGGATTATATCTATCAGAGTCCCGTCGTGGCGCTTGCGTCGCGTTTTCCGATAGTTGAGGTGGCAGGGGTCGAGCCTGATACACAATTAGTTGCGGCTATGGGGCTTTCCTCAAATTTTAGTTTTAGTCGCAAAGTTCTTAGAGCCACGGTGGCTATGCCTCATATCGGCGAGTGCGATTGTTATGTAGTGCATTTTAAATCTAAGCGACCCGGGCTTGCCCTTGATGCTGCCGAAATAGACGCCCTTAAAAATACGGATACAAAACTTAATGCTGAGCCGCTGCTGCTAACCGAGCAAGCGTTAGGTCGCTGGGCATCGACCATGCAACGCGGTGCTGAGGCGGCCTTGCTATATCATGCCATATTAAAGCGCAGGCAAGACACTTCAAAGCCTGTGATCTTGATGGGAGATTTTAATGACACCCTATCAATGGGGGCGCTCGATGCCTTGAACATGCGCGGTGAGTCCATTCATGGCAATGATATTAAGGCGGCTGGCTTAGGCGCGTTATCCGATGCTGCCCTTGCAAAACGCTTTACTCATTATCAGTTAACTGATGCCTTTGAATTATTTATCGAGGCCAACTTATTTGTTGAGGAAAATCACGCCGATAATACGGATTATTATCGTCAGCACCGCAGCGCGACCCATTACTATGGGCCAAAGGGCTCGGTATTGGATTATATTCTGCTGTCAAACGAGTTCGATGCAAGGGATGGCGCAAGTTTGGCTCAAGTGACAGATTACCAAACCTGCGATAGGCACCTAGTGCGTCCTGAGTTTGAGCGTGATGCCTATAGTACTGACCATGCGCCCATTGTTGTCGAGATTACCCTTCGTAGCTAG
- a CDS encoding class I SAM-dependent rRNA methyltransferase yields the protein MAIRIKLKPGREKSLERRHPWVFSNGIHNVKGKPEPGQTVDVVAHDGHWLGRGAWSPESQIQVRIWTFDREEEIDREFFKRRIERAQAGRDDLIAEQGLTGYRLIAAESDGLPGITIDKYANVLVCQLLSMGADVWRETLVEVLAELYPDCAIYERSDVDARKKEGLTSTMGLLHGTLPDMPVIIEENGIKIAVDVTKGHKTGFYLDQRDNRAMAARFVKGKSVLNCFCYTGTFGLYAAKAGAAIIENVDVSSLALDTARLNMKVNGLNDDHVHYNEADVFKLLRQYRDEGKTFDVIVLDPPKFADNKSQLNGACRGYKDINMIALQLLNPGGVLLTFSCSGLMPADLFQKIVADAALDAKREIQFIERLSQASDHPIGSAFPEGFYLKGLVARVW from the coding sequence ATGGCTATCAGAATCAAACTTAAACCCGGTCGTGAGAAATCACTCGAGCGTCGCCATCCTTGGGTATTTTCAAACGGTATCCACAATGTGAAGGGTAAGCCAGAGCCAGGTCAAACCGTTGATGTGGTTGCCCACGATGGCCATTGGTTGGGCCGTGGCGCTTGGTCACCTGAGTCGCAAATCCAAGTACGTATTTGGACTTTCGACCGTGAAGAGGAAATCGATCGCGAGTTCTTTAAACGCCGTATTGAGCGCGCTCAAGCGGGCCGTGATGATCTGATAGCAGAGCAGGGCTTAACGGGTTACCGTTTAATTGCCGCCGAGTCCGACGGTTTACCCGGTATTACTATCGATAAATACGCTAACGTATTAGTTTGTCAGCTATTAAGCATGGGCGCCGATGTATGGCGTGAGACTTTGGTCGAGGTGCTGGCTGAGTTATATCCCGATTGCGCTATCTATGAGCGCTCTGACGTTGATGCCCGTAAGAAAGAAGGCCTAACATCAACGATGGGACTATTACATGGCACCTTGCCTGACATGCCAGTGATTATCGAAGAGAACGGTATCAAGATCGCGGTGGATGTGACTAAGGGCCATAAAACTGGCTTCTACCTTGACCAGCGGGATAACCGCGCCATGGCTGCCCGTTTTGTGAAGGGTAAATCGGTACTTAATTGTTTCTGTTACACGGGCACCTTTGGTCTTTATGCTGCAAAAGCGGGCGCTGCGATCATTGAGAACGTTGATGTGTCGTCATTAGCCCTAGATACCGCGCGTTTAAATATGAAGGTCAACGGACTAAACGATGATCACGTGCATTACAACGAGGCCGATGTATTCAAGTTACTACGCCAATACCGCGATGAAGGTAAGACCTTCGATGTGATTGTGCTCGACCCGCCGAAGTTTGCCGATAATAAATCGCAGCTCAATGGTGCCTGCCGTGGCTATAAAGATATCAATATGATTGCGCTGCAGTTATTAAATCCGGGGGGGGTGTTATTAACCTTCTCTTGCTCGGGATTAATGCCAGCGGATCTGTTCCAAAAAATCGTTGCCGATGCAGCGCTAGATGCAAAACGTGAGATTCAGTTTATCGAGCGTTTAAGCCAAGCAAGCGATCACCCTATTGGTAGCGCTTTCCCTGAAGGGTTCTATTTGAAGGGCTTAGTTGCCAGAGTCTGGTAA
- the rpiA gene encoding ribose-5-phosphate isomerase RpiA, whose product MTQDEMKKAAGWAALKYVEKDSIVGVGTGSTVNHFIDALATMKADIEGAVSSSEASTQKMKALGIPVYDLNSVDKLSVYVDGADEINGHMDMIKGGGAALTREKIVSAVAEKFVCIVDNTKQVDILGEFPLPVEVIPMARSYVARELVKLGGDPVYREGVITDNGNVILDVYNLKIVNPKELEAQIDAIVGVVTNGLFAKRGANVLLVGTPDGVKTYTE is encoded by the coding sequence ATGACCCAAGATGAAATGAAAAAAGCTGCAGGCTGGGCCGCCCTCAAATACGTTGAGAAGGACAGCATTGTTGGTGTGGGCACAGGCTCTACCGTCAATCACTTTATCGATGCATTGGCGACCATGAAAGCCGACATCGAAGGTGCGGTTTCAAGCTCTGAAGCCTCTACTCAAAAAATGAAAGCCCTTGGCATTCCTGTGTACGACCTCAATAGCGTAGATAAATTATCGGTTTACGTTGATGGCGCAGATGAGATCAACGGCCATATGGACATGATCAAAGGCGGCGGTGCAGCCCTTACCCGTGAGAAAATTGTTTCCGCTGTGGCTGAGAAATTTGTGTGTATCGTGGATAACACTAAGCAAGTGGATATTCTAGGTGAATTCCCACTGCCAGTCGAAGTGATCCCAATGGCACGCTCCTATGTCGCGCGCGAGCTAGTAAAACTGGGCGGCGATCCTGTTTACCGTGAAGGCGTTATCACAGACAACGGCAACGTGATCCTCGATGTTTACAATCTGAAGATTGTCAACCCGAAGGAATTAGAAGCCCAAATCGATGCTATCGTAGGTGTGGTGACTAACGGCCTATTTGCCAAACGCGGTGCAAACGTATTGCTGGTTGGCACGCCTGACGGCGTAAAAACCTATACCGAATAA
- a CDS encoding DUF808 domain-containing protein has product MAGASLLTLLDDIATILDDVAVMSKVAAKKTAGVLGDDLALNAQQVTGVSADRELPVVWAVALGSFRNKLILIPAAMVISAFAPWAITPLLMFGGLFLCFEGFEKLYHSYSHRKEKGHQEEKPTPEITDLAKYEAEKVKGAIRTDFVLSAEIIAITLGIVAEKTLTTQFFTLAIVGVVMTFGVYGLVAGIVKMDDAGLYLSKRQGDSAYTRFNRQFGFMLLSAAPLLMKGLTIVGTAAMFMVGGGILTHGLPMLGDKIHHLGEVTAEVAVVGPLLGLITPTLVNAVFGIVAGAVAVMIISAIQKLRA; this is encoded by the coding sequence ATGGCGGGTGCGAGTTTATTAACGTTGCTCGATGATATTGCCACGATTTTGGATGATGTTGCGGTAATGAGTAAGGTAGCGGCCAAGAAAACCGCAGGGGTGTTAGGCGACGATTTAGCGTTAAATGCTCAGCAAGTGACTGGCGTGAGTGCTGATCGTGAGTTACCCGTTGTATGGGCTGTTGCGCTTGGATCTTTTAGAAATAAGTTGATCTTAATTCCCGCTGCTATGGTCATTAGTGCCTTTGCCCCATGGGCGATTACGCCGTTGCTGATGTTTGGTGGCTTGTTTTTATGTTTCGAAGGTTTTGAGAAGCTGTACCACAGCTATAGCCACCGCAAGGAAAAAGGCCATCAAGAGGAAAAGCCCACACCGGAAATAACGGATCTCGCTAAATATGAGGCCGAAAAAGTCAAAGGAGCGATTCGCACCGACTTTGTATTATCCGCCGAAATCATTGCTATCACCCTCGGAATTGTCGCTGAAAAAACGCTAACGACGCAGTTTTTTACCCTCGCCATTGTCGGTGTGGTCATGACCTTTGGGGTATATGGACTGGTGGCGGGTATTGTCAAAATGGATGATGCCGGTCTGTATTTAAGCAAGCGCCAAGGCGATTCGGCCTACACTCGATTTAATCGACAGTTTGGCTTTATGTTACTGAGTGCGGCGCCGCTGTTGATGAAGGGGTTAACTATCGTCGGCACCGCAGCCATGTTTATGGTGGGGGGCGGCATCTTAACCCATGGATTGCCCATGCTTGGCGATAAAATCCATCATTTAGGTGAAGTCACTGCTGAGGTCGCTGTTGTGGGGCCGCTACTTGGGTTGATTACCCCAACCTTAGTTAATGCGGTGTTTGGTATCGTCGCGGGCGCTGTTGCTGTGATGATTATCTCTGCTATTCAAAAGCTGCGTGCTTAA
- a CDS encoding 3'-5' exonuclease produces MQLMRACLTPNKLAWLNQEFGEHADALIAAMDEAGIAYLQRLQTLESSGEDNDLSMRFAWFEQKLALTTRLNDKELSELPSFCLDGLKVKLVQPSDMAVVVQDLNSAQVLGFDTETRASFQVGEHHPLSLIQIATDDCCYLFQHALLGDDLAQLKPVLENEAILKVGIGLRSDTHALKRQWNIQLNSRLDLNWVLAQLGAGKEMGTRQLAAVLLKRQIEKSKKVTLSNWQQVPLTEAQIRYASIDVFVAIQCFNALIAKLSVFYDPSAARSLLPQNLAARLAVYLSADKLSADKLSADKD; encoded by the coding sequence ATGCAGTTAATGCGTGCCTGCCTAACCCCCAATAAACTCGCTTGGCTTAATCAGGAGTTCGGTGAACACGCAGATGCGTTGATTGCAGCAATGGATGAGGCGGGGATCGCCTATTTACAGCGGCTTCAAACCCTTGAATCGAGCGGCGAAGATAATGACCTTTCAATGCGCTTTGCTTGGTTTGAGCAAAAGCTTGCCTTAACAACCAGGCTGAATGATAAAGAGCTGAGCGAGCTGCCCTCCTTTTGCCTTGATGGGCTTAAGGTCAAGCTTGTCCAGCCATCTGATATGGCAGTTGTGGTGCAAGACTTAAATTCAGCCCAAGTGCTTGGTTTTGATACTGAAACCAGAGCGAGTTTTCAGGTAGGTGAACATCATCCATTAAGTTTGATTCAAATCGCGACTGATGATTGCTGCTACCTTTTTCAACATGCACTACTAGGGGATGACTTAGCCCAGCTTAAACCTGTCCTTGAAAATGAAGCCATTCTCAAGGTGGGTATTGGTCTTCGAAGCGACACCCATGCGCTTAAACGGCAATGGAATATCCAGCTTAATTCGAGGCTAGATCTTAACTGGGTGTTAGCGCAGCTTGGTGCGGGAAAGGAGATGGGCACGCGTCAACTCGCCGCCGTGTTACTCAAAAGGCAAATTGAGAAGTCTAAAAAAGTCACCCTATCTAACTGGCAACAAGTGCCATTAACTGAGGCGCAAATCCGCTATGCCTCCATCGATGTCTTTGTTGCGATTCAGTGTTTTAATGCGCTTATTGCTAAATTAAGCGTTTTTTATGATCCAAGTGCAGCTAGGTCTTTGCTGCCACAGAATCTCGCTGCTCGGTTAGCCGTCTATTTAAGTGCTGATAAGTTAAGTGCTGATAAGTTAAGTGCAGATAAGGATTAG
- the dpsA gene encoding DNA starvation/stationary phase protection protein DpsA, with translation MINIGINHVHREDIAAGLNQLLADSYSLYLKTHSFHWNVTGPMFTSLHLLFEQQYSELALAVDLIAERVRALGARALGSYSAYARLTEIQEDQGVTKAEIMIRELLADQEIVIRNARALYPLVSQASDEATADLLTQRIQTHEKNAWMLRSLLSE, from the coding sequence ATGATTAACATCGGCATTAATCACGTGCACCGCGAAGATATCGCCGCAGGGTTAAATCAGTTATTGGCCGACAGCTACAGCCTGTATCTGAAAACCCATAGCTTCCACTGGAATGTGACTGGCCCTATGTTCACAAGCTTACACTTATTGTTTGAGCAACAATACAGTGAACTCGCCCTCGCGGTAGATTTGATCGCCGAGCGCGTTAGAGCATTAGGGGCCAGGGCGTTAGGTTCCTATTCAGCCTATGCCAGATTGACTGAGATCCAAGAAGATCAAGGCGTCACCAAAGCAGAGATCATGATCCGTGAACTGCTCGCCGATCAGGAAATCGTTATTCGTAATGCCCGAGCGCTCTATCCGCTGGTCAGCCAAGCGAGCGACGAAGCCACAGCAGACTTACTCACCCAGCGCATTCAGACCCACGAAAAGAATGCCTGGATGTTACGCAGCTTGCTCAGCGAATAA